Proteins encoded together in one Streptomyces asoensis window:
- the trpD gene encoding anthranilate phosphoribosyltransferase → MSAVTPAGGDTAAGRSWPEVLNGLLYGRDQDADATFWALDRIMRGEATDAQIAGFVVALRAKGETVAEINGLVRAMYEHANLIEVPGPTVDIVGTGGDGAKTVNISTMSAIVVAGTGATVVKHGNRAASSASGASDVLEKLGVNLELTPKRVAEVAHEAGITFCFAIKFHPALRHVGAARGQLGIRTVFNVLGPLTNPARVRSQAVGVADPRMAPVVAGVFAERGNSSLVFRGDDGLDELTTTATSRVWIVRDGKVTEESFDPRDVGLALVPVEALRGGDPSYNAEVARRLLEGEQGPVRDAVLLNSAAALVALEPGTGTLAEQLRAAMARASESIDSGAAKRALERWVAASNA, encoded by the coding sequence ATGAGCGCTGTGACCCCCGCTGGAGGCGACACCGCGGCGGGCCGTTCCTGGCCCGAGGTGCTGAACGGCCTGCTCTACGGCCGTGACCAGGACGCGGACGCCACGTTCTGGGCGCTGGACCGGATCATGCGGGGCGAGGCGACCGACGCGCAGATCGCCGGGTTCGTGGTGGCGCTGCGGGCCAAGGGCGAGACCGTCGCGGAGATCAACGGGCTGGTCCGGGCGATGTACGAGCACGCCAACCTGATCGAGGTGCCCGGTCCCACCGTGGACATCGTCGGCACGGGCGGCGACGGCGCGAAGACGGTCAACATCTCCACGATGTCGGCGATCGTCGTGGCCGGCACGGGAGCCACGGTCGTCAAGCACGGCAACCGGGCCGCGTCCTCCGCCTCCGGCGCCTCCGACGTCCTGGAGAAGCTCGGGGTCAACCTGGAGCTGACCCCCAAGCGGGTGGCCGAGGTGGCGCACGAGGCCGGGATCACCTTCTGCTTCGCGATCAAGTTCCACCCGGCGCTGCGCCACGTGGGCGCAGCGCGCGGCCAGCTGGGCATCCGCACGGTGTTCAACGTGCTGGGCCCGCTGACCAACCCGGCCCGGGTGCGGTCCCAGGCGGTCGGGGTGGCCGACCCGCGGATGGCGCCGGTCGTCGCCGGGGTCTTCGCCGAGCGCGGCAACTCGTCGCTGGTGTTCCGCGGTGACGACGGCCTCGACGAGCTGACCACGACCGCCACGTCCCGGGTGTGGATCGTCCGGGACGGCAAGGTCACCGAGGAGAGCTTCGACCCGCGTGACGTCGGCCTCGCCCTGGTGCCCGTCGAGGCGCTGCGCGGCGGTGACCCGTCGTACAACGCGGAGGTCGCCCGTCGTCTCCTGGAGGGCGAGCAGGGCCCGGTGCGCGACGCCGTGCTGCTGAACTCGGCGGCGGCGCTGGTGGCGCTGGAGCCGGGCACCGGGACGCTGGCGGAGCAGCTGCGGGCCGCGATGGCCCGGGCGTCGGAGTCGATCGACTCGGGCGCGGCCAAGCGGGCCCTGGAGCGCTGGGTGGCCGCCAGCAACGCGTAG
- a CDS encoding cytochrome b — MSTTETTESRERGKAPAGERIADWADGRLGIYSLAKANMRKIFPDHWSFMLGEVCLYSFIIIILTGVYLTLFFHPSMNEVEYHGSYIPLQGQLMSEAFSSTLHISFDVRGGLLIRQIHHWAALIFLAGMFVHMMRVFFTGAFRKPREINWLFGFLLFVLGMFTGFTGYSLPDDLLSGTGVRFTQGAILSMPIVGTYISMFLFGGEFPGHDFVARFYSIHILLLPGIMLGLVVGHLILVFYHKHTQFAGPGKSNKNVVGMPLLPVYMAKAGGFFFLVFGVIAVIAGLAQINPIWAMGPYRPDQVSTGAQPDWYMGFAEGLIRFMPGWEINLWGHTLVLGVFIPLVLFGVVLAALALYPFIESWVTGDKREHHILDRPRNAPTRTALGVAWVTMYMITLVGGGNDLWATHFHLSINSITWFVRIFFFVGPVIAYILTKRICLGLQRRDRDKVLHGRETGTIKRLPHGEFIEIHEPLSQEQLHTLTAHEQYRPAAIGAAVDENGVERKVKGTEKLRAKISEAYFGEDQQIPKPSAEEYKEITSGHGHH, encoded by the coding sequence ATGAGCACCACAGAGACCACTGAGTCCCGCGAGCGCGGGAAGGCGCCGGCCGGCGAGCGGATCGCCGACTGGGCCGACGGCCGGCTGGGGATCTACTCCCTGGCCAAGGCCAACATGCGCAAGATCTTCCCCGACCACTGGTCGTTCATGCTGGGTGAGGTCTGCCTCTACAGCTTCATCATCATCATCCTCACGGGTGTGTACCTGACGCTGTTCTTCCACCCGTCGATGAACGAGGTGGAGTACCACGGCAGCTACATCCCGCTCCAGGGACAGCTGATGTCGGAGGCGTTCAGCTCCACGCTGCACATCTCCTTCGACGTCCGCGGCGGTCTGCTCATCCGGCAGATCCACCACTGGGCGGCGCTGATCTTCCTCGCCGGCATGTTCGTGCACATGATGCGCGTGTTCTTCACGGGCGCGTTCCGCAAGCCGCGTGAGATCAACTGGCTGTTCGGCTTCCTGCTGTTCGTCCTGGGCATGTTCACCGGTTTCACCGGTTACTCGCTCCCGGACGACCTGCTCTCCGGCACCGGTGTCCGCTTCACGCAGGGCGCGATCCTGTCCATGCCGATCGTCGGCACGTACATCTCGATGTTCCTGTTCGGCGGGGAGTTCCCTGGCCACGACTTCGTGGCGCGGTTCTACTCGATCCACATCCTGCTGCTGCCGGGCATCATGCTCGGTCTGGTGGTCGGCCACCTGATCCTGGTCTTCTACCACAAGCACACGCAGTTCGCGGGTCCCGGCAAGAGCAACAAGAACGTCGTCGGCATGCCGCTGCTGCCGGTCTACATGGCCAAGGCCGGAGGCTTCTTCTTCCTGGTCTTCGGTGTCATCGCGGTCATCGCGGGTCTCGCGCAGATCAACCCGATCTGGGCGATGGGCCCCTACCGGCCGGACCAGGTGTCCACCGGCGCCCAGCCCGACTGGTACATGGGCTTCGCCGAGGGCCTGATCCGCTTCATGCCGGGCTGGGAGATCAACCTCTGGGGCCACACGCTGGTCCTGGGCGTGTTCATCCCGCTGGTGCTCTTCGGTGTCGTCCTCGCGGCGCTGGCGCTCTACCCCTTCATCGAGTCGTGGGTCACGGGCGACAAGCGCGAGCACCACATCCTGGACCGCCCGCGCAACGCGCCCACGCGTACCGCCCTGGGCGTCGCCTGGGTCACGATGTACATGATCACGCTGGTGGGTGGCGGCAACGACCTGTGGGCCACGCACTTCCACCTGTCGATCAACTCGATCACCTGGTTCGTGCGGATCTTCTTCTTCGTCGGACCGGTGATCGCGTACATCCTCACCAAGCGGATCTGCCTCGGCCTCCAGCGCCGGGACCGCGACAAGGTGCTGCACGGCCGCGAGACCGGCACCATCAAGCGGCTGCCGCACGGTGAGTTCATCGAGATCCACGAGCCGCTCAGCCAGGAGCAGCTGCACACCCTCACCGCGCACGAGCAGTACCGGCCGGCCGCGATCGGCGCCGCCGTCGACGAGAACGGTGTCGAGCGCAAGGTGAAGGGCACGGAGAAGCTTCGCGCCAAGATCAGCGAGGCCTACTTCGGTGAGGACCAGCAGATTCCGAAGCCCTCCGCGGAGGAGTACAAGGAGATCACGAGCGGCCACGGCCACCACTGA
- a CDS encoding ubiquinol-cytochrome c reductase iron-sulfur subunit, with amino-acid sequence MSSQDIPEENLPAEQSAGHHEHGHGAVGVADERNPFADPGLPPHEHRVQDIDERAAKRSERAVAFLFTLSMLATVGFIASYVAIPADKSVFVFPIGHLSALNFALGLTLGTALFTIGAGAVHWARTLMSDVEVADERHPIAATPEVRAKVHEDFKQGAKESAMGRRKLIRNTMFGAIALVPLSGVVLLRDLGPLPEDKLRHTLWAKGKLLVNMNTNEPLRPSDVAVGSLTFAKPEGLEEHDEDFQNEIAKAALMIVRLQPENIKDKRELEWSHEGIVAYSKICTHVGCPISLYEQQTHHVLCPCHQSTFDLSDGARVIFGPAGHALPQLRIGVNDEGYLEARGDFEEPVGPAFWERG; translated from the coding sequence ATGAGTAGCCAAGACATTCCAGAAGAGAACCTGCCGGCTGAGCAGTCCGCAGGACACCACGAGCACGGTCACGGTGCGGTAGGCGTCGCGGACGAGCGGAACCCGTTCGCGGACCCCGGTCTGCCGCCGCACGAGCACCGCGTCCAGGACATCGACGAGCGGGCCGCCAAGCGGTCCGAGCGTGCGGTCGCCTTCCTGTTCACGCTGTCGATGCTCGCGACCGTCGGCTTCATCGCCTCCTACGTGGCGATCCCCGCCGACAAGTCGGTCTTCGTGTTCCCGATCGGTCACCTCAGCGCGCTGAACTTCGCGCTGGGCCTGACCCTCGGCACGGCGCTGTTCACCATCGGCGCCGGCGCGGTCCACTGGGCCCGCACGCTGATGTCCGACGTGGAGGTCGCCGACGAGCGGCACCCCATCGCCGCGACCCCCGAGGTCCGCGCGAAGGTCCACGAGGACTTCAAGCAGGGCGCCAAGGAATCGGCGATGGGCCGTCGCAAGCTGATCCGCAACACGATGTTCGGCGCGATCGCCCTGGTGCCGCTGTCCGGCGTCGTGCTGCTGCGCGACCTCGGCCCGCTGCCCGAGGACAAGCTGCGCCACACGCTCTGGGCCAAGGGCAAGCTCCTCGTCAACATGAACACGAACGAGCCGCTGCGTCCCTCGGACGTGGCCGTCGGCTCGCTCACCTTCGCCAAGCCCGAGGGCCTGGAGGAGCACGACGAGGACTTCCAGAACGAGATCGCCAAGGCCGCCCTGATGATCGTCCGGCTCCAGCCGGAGAACATCAAGGACAAGCGCGAGCTCGAGTGGTCGCACGAGGGCATCGTGGCGTACTCCAAGATCTGCACCCACGTCGGTTGCCCGATCTCGCTGTACGAGCAGCAGACGCACCACGTGCTGTGCCCCTGCCACCAGTCCACCTTCGACCTCTCCGACGGTGCCCGAGTGATCTTCGGTCCCGCCGGTCACGCCCTGCCGCAGCTGCGCATCGGCGTGAACGACGAGGGCTACCTCGAGGCGCGCGGCGACTTCGAGGAGCCCGTCGGTCCTGCTTTCTGGGAGCGCGGATGA
- a CDS encoding c-type cytochrome, whose translation MKKLSARRRHPLAALVVLLLALAATGGLYAAFAPASKAQADDTAQSLTIDEGKKLYAVGCASCHGTGGQGTSDGPSLVGVGAAAVDFQVGTGRMPAATSQGAQVPKKKVIYTQAEIDQLAAFISSLGAGPAVPTDAEYGPEGADIAKGGELFRTNCAQCHNFTGKGGALTKGKFAPTLEDVEPKHIYEAMQTGPQNMPSFPDTTLSEQNKKDIIAYLHAVNSDETDNPGGLELGGLGPVSEGLFAWIFGLGALIAVAVWVAARTAKAKKS comes from the coding sequence GTGAAAAAGCTCTCCGCACGACGACGCCATCCGCTGGCGGCGCTCGTCGTCCTACTCCTCGCGCTGGCGGCCACCGGGGGGCTGTACGCCGCGTTCGCGCCCGCGAGCAAGGCGCAGGCAGACGACACCGCCCAGTCCCTCACCATCGACGAGGGCAAGAAGCTCTACGCCGTCGGCTGCGCAAGCTGCCACGGCACCGGTGGTCAGGGGACCTCCGACGGCCCGAGCCTGGTCGGCGTGGGTGCCGCGGCCGTCGACTTCCAGGTCGGCACCGGGCGTATGCCCGCCGCGACCTCCCAGGGCGCCCAGGTGCCGAAGAAGAAGGTCATCTACACGCAGGCCGAGATCGACCAGCTCGCCGCGTTCATCTCCTCCCTGGGCGCCGGCCCGGCCGTCCCGACCGACGCCGAGTACGGCCCGGAGGGCGCGGACATCGCCAAGGGCGGTGAGCTGTTCCGCACCAACTGCGCGCAGTGCCACAACTTCACCGGTAAGGGTGGTGCCCTCACCAAGGGCAAGTTCGCCCCGACCCTCGAGGACGTGGAACCGAAGCACATCTACGAGGCCATGCAGACCGGCCCGCAGAACATGCCTTCCTTCCCCGACACCACCCTGTCGGAGCAGAACAAGAAGGACATCATCGCGTACCTGCACGCGGTCAACAGCGACGAGACCGACAACCCCGGTGGTCTGGAGCTGGGCGGCCTCGGGCCGGTCAGTGAGGGCCTGTTCGCCTGGATCTTCGGTCTCGGTGCCCTGATCGCGGTCGCCGTCTGGGTCGCCGCTCGGACCGCAAAGGCCAAGAAGTCATGA
- a CDS encoding heme-copper oxidase subunit III, with protein MSVVATATTVDTGHAHPSVNRPNLTSVGTIIWLSSELMFFAALFAMYFTLRSVTGPDHWKEMAEALNFPFSATNTTILVLSSLTCQLGVFAAERGDVKKLRMWFIVTFIMGAIFIGGQIYEYTELVKKDGLSLSSDPYGSVFYLTTGFHGMHVTGGLIAFLFVLGRTYAAKRFTHEQATAAIVVSYYWHFVDVVWIGLFATIYMIK; from the coding sequence ATGTCGGTCGTGGCGACAGCAACGACAGTAGATACCGGGCACGCGCACCCGTCGGTCAATCGGCCGAACCTCACCAGCGTCGGAACCATCATCTGGCTGAGCTCCGAGCTGATGTTCTTCGCGGCCCTCTTCGCGATGTACTTCACCCTGCGATCGGTGACGGGTCCAGATCACTGGAAGGAAATGGCCGAGGCCCTGAACTTCCCGTTCTCGGCCACCAACACCACGATCCTGGTGCTCTCCTCCCTCACCTGCCAGCTCGGCGTCTTCGCCGCCGAGCGCGGTGACGTGAAGAAGCTCAGGATGTGGTTCATCGTCACCTTCATCATGGGTGCGATCTTCATCGGCGGTCAGATCTACGAGTACACGGAGCTGGTGAAGAAGGACGGGCTCTCGCTCTCCTCCGACCCGTACGGCTCGGTGTTCTACCTGACCACCGGCTTCCACGGCATGCACGTGACGGGCGGCCTCATCGCCTTCCTGTTCGTTCTCGGACGCACCTACGCGGCCAAGAGGTTCACCCACGAGCAGGCGACCGCGGCCATCGTCGTGTCCTACTACTGGCACTTCGTCGATGTCGTCTGGATCGGCCTCTTCGCCACGATCTACATGATCAAGTAG
- a CDS encoding response regulator transcription factor — translation MQATATVLVYSDDSNTREQVRLAAGRRPAPDVPVVEFVECATPQAVVRELDKGGIDVVVLDGEAAPMGGMGLCRQIKDEVFRCPPVLLLIGRPQDAWLATWSRADAAVTLPVEPVELASALASLLRRASLQQSA, via the coding sequence ATGCAGGCGACCGCCACGGTGCTGGTCTACAGCGACGACTCCAACACCCGCGAGCAGGTACGCCTCGCGGCCGGACGCAGGCCCGCGCCGGACGTCCCGGTGGTGGAGTTCGTGGAGTGCGCGACGCCGCAGGCGGTGGTGCGTGAGCTGGACAAGGGCGGGATCGACGTCGTCGTCCTGGACGGCGAGGCCGCGCCCATGGGCGGCATGGGACTGTGCCGGCAGATCAAGGACGAGGTCTTCCGGTGCCCGCCGGTGCTTCTCCTCATCGGCCGGCCCCAGGACGCCTGGCTCGCGACCTGGAGCCGCGCCGACGCGGCCGTGACGCTGCCCGTGGAGCCCGTGGAGCTGGCCTCGGCCCTGGCGTCCCTGCTCCGCCGCGCGAGCCTCCAGCAGAGCGCCTAG
- a CDS encoding L,D-transpeptidase — protein MSHEPRPRTVAGCTLLVIALGAVASACGSNDDPLSSRPYDATDQISFNTSGGDGKKTDPDKPLEVTAEDDDRITDVTAVDGTGRWVAGELAADGTRWHSTEPLAANAHYTVRVSTEDDDGAPGRRVLTFDTGKPTAKKRLAVEFGPDAGEYGVGQPVTAKLDQPIKDPAQRAVVERALKVDSTPSVQGGWHWVDDKELHYRPKDYWPAHATVRVHSNLDGIKISDRLWGGPAKELKLTIGDRVIAVTDASSHSMTVFKNNEEINQIPVTTGKPGFETRNGVKVVLGKEYFVRMRGTTVGIAEGSSDSYDLPVYYATRVTWSGEYVHAAPWSVGSQGYANVSHGCTGMSTSNAEWFFDNVRQGDVVQVVNSDGNTMETFGNGFGDWNLDWKKWTKGSALTGGKQKTEQDTSRLRPAAV, from the coding sequence ATGAGCCACGAACCCCGCCCTCGCACCGTCGCGGGCTGCACCCTGCTGGTGATCGCCCTGGGCGCGGTAGCAAGCGCCTGCGGCTCGAACGACGACCCGCTCTCCTCGCGTCCCTACGACGCGACGGACCAGATCTCCTTCAACACCTCCGGCGGCGACGGGAAGAAGACCGACCCCGACAAGCCCCTGGAGGTCACCGCGGAGGACGACGACCGCATCACGGACGTCACCGCCGTGGACGGCACAGGCCGCTGGGTGGCGGGCGAACTCGCCGCCGACGGCACCCGGTGGCACAGCACCGAGCCGCTCGCCGCGAACGCCCACTACACGGTCCGCGTGAGCACGGAGGACGACGACGGGGCCCCCGGCCGCCGCGTCCTGACCTTCGACACCGGCAAGCCCACCGCCAAGAAGCGCCTCGCGGTCGAGTTCGGCCCCGACGCGGGCGAGTACGGCGTCGGCCAGCCGGTCACCGCCAAGCTGGACCAGCCGATCAAGGACCCCGCCCAGCGGGCCGTCGTCGAGCGGGCCCTCAAGGTCGACTCGACCCCTTCCGTGCAGGGCGGCTGGCACTGGGTGGACGACAAGGAGCTCCACTACCGCCCCAAGGACTACTGGCCCGCGCACGCCACCGTCCGCGTCCACAGCAACCTGGACGGCATCAAGATCAGCGACCGGCTTTGGGGCGGCCCCGCCAAGGAACTCAAGCTCACGATCGGGGACCGGGTGATCGCCGTCACGGACGCGTCCTCGCACTCCATGACGGTCTTCAAGAACAACGAGGAGATCAACCAGATCCCCGTCACCACCGGCAAGCCCGGCTTCGAGACCCGCAACGGTGTCAAGGTCGTCCTGGGCAAGGAGTACTTCGTACGGATGCGCGGCACCACCGTGGGCATCGCGGAGGGCTCCTCGGACTCCTACGACCTGCCGGTGTACTACGCCACCCGCGTCACCTGGAGCGGCGAGTACGTCCACGCCGCGCCCTGGTCCGTGGGCTCCCAGGGGTACGCCAACGTCAGCCACGGCTGCACCGGCATGAGCACGTCCAACGCGGAGTGGTTCTTCGACAACGTCCGCCAGGGCGACGTCGTCCAGGTCGTCAACAGCGACGGCAACACGATGGAGACCTTCGGCAACGGCTTCGGCGACTGGAACCTGGACTGGAAGAAGTGGACCAAGGGCAGCGCGCTGACCGGCGGGAAGCAGAAGACGGAACAGGACACCTCGAGACTGCGTCCGGCCGCGGTGTAG
- a CDS encoding cytochrome c oxidase subunit 4, which yields MKIQGKMFVWLSVFVLVMAIVYGVWSKEPAGTTALFLAFGLCIMIGFYLGFTARRVDAGAQDNKEADVADDAGELGFFSPHSWQPLALGIGGALAFLGVAVGWWLLYFSLPMVLIGLWGWVFEYYRGENRTQ from the coding sequence GTGAAGATCCAGGGCAAGATGTTCGTCTGGCTGAGCGTCTTCGTCCTCGTCATGGCGATCGTCTATGGCGTGTGGTCGAAGGAGCCGGCCGGTACCACGGCCCTCTTCCTGGCCTTCGGCCTGTGCATCATGATCGGCTTCTACCTGGGCTTCACCGCCCGGCGGGTCGACGCGGGCGCGCAGGACAACAAGGAGGCGGACGTCGCGGACGACGCCGGCGAACTGGGCTTCTTCAGCCCGCACAGCTGGCAGCCGCTCGCGCTCGGCATCGGTGGCGCCCTCGCCTTCCTGGGGGTCGCCGTCGGCTGGTGGCTGCTGTACTTCTCCCTCCCGATGGTTCTCATCGGCCTGTGGGGATGGGTCTTCGAGTACTACCGCGGTGAGAACCGCACCCAGTAA
- the ctaD gene encoding cytochrome c oxidase subunit I, with amino-acid sequence MSILNEPQGASAAEDSYENELPVRRKQPGNVVVKWLTTTDHKTIGTLYLVTSFAFFCIGGVMALLMRAELARPGLQFMSNEQFNQAFTMHGTIMLLMFATPLFAGFTNWIMPLQIGAPDVAFPRLNMFAYWLYLFGSLIAVAGFLTPQGAADFGWFAYAPLSDAVRSPGIGADMWIMGLAFSGFGTILGSVNFITTIICMRAPGMTMFRMPIFTWNVLLTGVLVLLAFPVLAAALFALEADRKFGAHVFDAANGGALLWQHLFWFFGHPEVYIIALPFFGIISEVIPVFSRKPMFGYMGLIAATISIAGLSVTVWAHHMYVTGGVLLPFFSFMTFLIAVPTGVKFFNWIGTMWKGSLSFETPMLWATGFLITFTFGGLTGVILASPPMDFHVSDSYFVVAHFHYVVFGTVVFAMFSGFHFWWPKFTGKMLDERLGKITFWTLFVGFHGTFLVQHWLGAEGMPRRYADYLAADGFTALNTISTISSFVLGLSVLPFFYNVWKTAKYGKPVGVDDPWGYGRSLEWATSCPPPRHNFLTLPRIRSESPAFDLHHPEIAALEQLEHAGHGASAISGSKEAGK; translated from the coding sequence GTGAGCATCCTCAACGAACCCCAGGGTGCCTCCGCAGCTGAGGACTCGTACGAGAACGAGCTGCCGGTCAGGCGCAAGCAGCCCGGCAACGTCGTGGTGAAGTGGCTGACGACCACCGACCACAAGACCATCGGTACGTTGTACCTGGTCACGTCGTTCGCGTTCTTCTGCATCGGTGGCGTCATGGCGTTGCTCATGCGCGCCGAGCTCGCCCGGCCGGGCCTGCAGTTCATGTCGAACGAGCAGTTCAACCAGGCGTTCACGATGCACGGCACGATCATGCTGCTGATGTTCGCGACGCCGCTGTTCGCCGGCTTCACGAACTGGATCATGCCGCTCCAGATCGGCGCCCCCGACGTCGCGTTCCCGCGGCTGAACATGTTCGCCTACTGGCTGTACCTGTTCGGCTCGCTGATCGCGGTGGCCGGCTTCCTCACCCCGCAGGGTGCGGCCGACTTCGGCTGGTTCGCCTACGCCCCGCTGTCGGACGCCGTCCGCAGCCCCGGTATCGGCGCCGACATGTGGATCATGGGTCTGGCCTTCTCCGGCTTCGGCACCATCCTCGGCTCGGTCAACTTCATCACCACGATCATCTGCATGCGCGCGCCCGGCATGACGATGTTCCGTATGCCGATCTTCACCTGGAACGTCCTGCTGACCGGTGTCCTGGTCCTGCTGGCCTTCCCGGTCCTGGCGGCCGCGCTGTTCGCCCTGGAGGCGGACCGCAAGTTCGGTGCCCATGTCTTCGACGCGGCCAACGGCGGCGCGTTGCTGTGGCAACACCTCTTCTGGTTCTTCGGCCATCCAGAGGTGTACATCATCGCCTTGCCGTTCTTCGGCATCATCTCCGAAGTGATCCCGGTGTTCTCCCGCAAGCCGATGTTCGGCTACATGGGCCTGATCGCCGCGACCATCTCGATCGCCGGTCTGTCCGTGACCGTGTGGGCGCACCACATGTACGTCACGGGTGGCGTGCTGCTGCCGTTCTTCTCCTTCATGACGTTCCTCATCGCCGTCCCGACGGGTGTGAAGTTCTTCAACTGGATCGGCACGATGTGGAAGGGCTCGCTGTCCTTCGAGACACCGATGCTGTGGGCGACCGGCTTCCTCATCACCTTCACCTTCGGTGGTCTGACCGGCGTCATCCTGGCCTCGCCGCCGATGGACTTCCACGTCTCGGACTCGTACTTCGTGGTGGCGCACTTCCACTACGTCGTCTTCGGCACCGTCGTCTTCGCGATGTTCTCCGGCTTCCACTTCTGGTGGCCGAAGTTCACCGGCAAGATGCTCGACGAGCGCCTCGGCAAGATCACCTTCTGGACGCTGTTCGTCGGCTTCCACGGCACCTTCCTGGTCCAGCACTGGCTGGGTGCCGAGGGCATGCCGCGCCGGTACGCCGACTACCTGGCGGCCGACGGCTTCACCGCCCTGAACACGATCTCCACGATCAGCTCGTTCGTGCTCGGTCTGTCCGTCCTGCCGTTCTTCTACAACGTGTGGAAGACCGCCAAGTACGGCAAGCCGGTCGGTGTCGACGACCCGTGGGGCTACGGCCGCTCCCTGGAGTGGGCGACCTCGTGCCCGCCGCCGCGCCACAACTTCCTCACCCTGCCGCGGATCCGCAGTGAATCCCCGGCGTTCGACCTGCACCACCCCGAGATCGCCGCGCTCGAGCAGCTGGAGCACGCCGGCCACGGTGCCAGTGCCATCTCGGGCAGCAAGGAGGCCGGCAAGTGA
- the coxB gene encoding cytochrome c oxidase subunit II, with amino-acid sequence MSPNGSDRSPRRPMRRKLLQAMTAGLVLATATGCTYKDFPRLGMPTPVTEEAPRILSLWQGSWAAALATGVLVWGLILWSAFFHRRSRTKVEVPPQTRYNMPIEALYTVVPIIIVSVLFYFTARDESKLLSLDKKPDVTVNVVGFQWSWCFNYIENVDGSTGNAKTDKNLAAIPDRFKTDFPDNAGGVYTCGTPGERNPQTNNPGPTLWLPEGKTVRFVLTSRDVIHSFWVVPFLMKQDVIPGHTNSFQVTPNHEGTFLGKCAELCGVDHSRMLFNVKVVSQERYEQHLKDLAKSGQTGYVPAGIEQTSPEKNRESNVL; translated from the coding sequence GTGAGTCCCAACGGCTCCGACCGCTCGCCGCGGCGCCCGATGCGGCGGAAGCTGCTCCAGGCAATGACCGCGGGCCTGGTCCTGGCGACCGCCACCGGTTGCACATACAAGGACTTCCCCCGCCTTGGTATGCCCACCCCGGTCACAGAAGAGGCTCCGCGGATCCTCTCCCTGTGGCAGGGCTCGTGGGCAGCCGCGCTGGCCACCGGCGTGCTGGTGTGGGGCCTGATCCTGTGGAGTGCTTTCTTCCACCGGCGCAGCCGCACAAAGGTCGAAGTTCCTCCGCAGACCCGGTACAACATGCCGATCGAGGCGCTGTACACGGTCGTGCCGATCATCATCGTCTCGGTCCTCTTCTACTTCACGGCCCGTGACGAGTCGAAGCTGCTCAGCCTCGACAAGAAGCCCGACGTCACGGTGAACGTGGTCGGCTTCCAGTGGAGCTGGTGCTTCAACTACATCGAGAACGTCGACGGTTCCACCGGGAACGCGAAGACCGACAAGAACCTGGCCGCCATCCCGGACCGGTTCAAGACGGACTTCCCCGACAACGCCGGCGGCGTCTACACCTGCGGTACTCCCGGTGAGCGGAACCCGCAGACCAACAACCCCGGTCCGACCCTGTGGCTCCCCGAGGGCAAGACGGTCCGCTTCGTCCTCACCTCGCGGGACGTCATCCACTCCTTCTGGGTGGTGCCGTTCCTGATGAAGCAGGACGTCATCCCGGGCCACACCAACTCCTTCCAGGTGACCCCCAACCACGAGGGCACGTTCCTGGGCAAGTGCGCCGAGCTCTGCGGCGTCGACCACTCCCGGATGCTCTTCAACGTGAAGGTCGTCTCCCAGGAGCGCTACGAGCAGCACCTGAAGGACCTCGCCAAGAGTGGGCAGACCGGTTACGTTCCGGCCGGCATCGAGCAAACGAGCCCCGAGAAGAACCGGGAGTCGAACGTCCTGTGA